The following proteins come from a genomic window of Novosphingobium sp. P6W:
- a CDS encoding class III extradiol ring-cleavage dioxygenase has translation MNVQTADMVAPVAASGTQMPTFFIPHGGGPCFFMDWTAMGGPADTWHKTEAWLRALVSTLPEKPKGIVVISGHWEEPAFTASAAVEPGMIYDYYGFPPHTYELKYPAPGAPGLAERIVSLLTDAGLSARTDAARGFDHGVFVPFLLIDPEASIPVVPLSLKADLDPAEHIAAGRALAPLRDEGILIVGSGMSYHNMRGFRTPAATRPSAVFDQWLTGAVEAAPQEREANLTGWADAPAGRLSHPREEHLLPLMVAAGAGADSPGVKVFGDNVMMADISAYRFG, from the coding sequence CGTGGCAGCTTCAGGCACCCAGATGCCCACCTTCTTCATCCCCCACGGCGGCGGGCCCTGCTTCTTCATGGACTGGACGGCGATGGGCGGCCCGGCCGACACCTGGCACAAGACCGAGGCGTGGCTTCGTGCGCTGGTGTCCACCTTGCCGGAAAAGCCGAAGGGCATCGTCGTGATCTCGGGCCACTGGGAGGAGCCGGCCTTCACCGCCTCCGCCGCCGTCGAGCCGGGGATGATCTACGACTACTACGGTTTTCCCCCGCATACCTATGAGTTGAAGTATCCCGCTCCCGGCGCGCCCGGACTGGCCGAGCGCATCGTTTCCCTGCTTACCGACGCGGGCCTGTCGGCGCGCACCGATGCCGCGCGCGGGTTCGACCACGGTGTATTCGTGCCGTTCCTGTTGATCGACCCAGAAGCGTCCATCCCGGTCGTGCCGCTTTCGCTGAAAGCGGACCTCGATCCGGCCGAGCATATCGCCGCAGGCCGTGCGCTGGCGCCTTTGCGCGACGAGGGCATCCTGATCGTCGGCTCGGGAATGAGCTACCACAACATGCGCGGCTTCCGCACACCCGCGGCGACGCGGCCTTCTGCCGTTTTCGACCAGTGGCTGACCGGCGCCGTGGAGGCCGCCCCGCAGGAACGCGAAGCCAACCTGACCGGGTGGGCCGATGCGCCGGCGGGCCGCCTTTCGCACCCGCGTGAGGAGCATCTGTTGCCGCTGATGGTGGCAGCCGGGGCCGGCGCGGATTCGCCGGGCGTCAAGGTGTTCGGCGATAACGTGATGATGGCCGATATTTCCGCCTACCGCTTCGGCTGA
- a CDS encoding AtzE family amidohydrolase has product MAVDTTPLTAIAMAAKVRSGQVTAVSLCQAALDRAEALGGEHSGFTRLLRRRALPRAAAVDKLVEAGLDPGPLAGVPFGVADLFDVAGEITTAGSRTRLSASFASRDARAIVLLEAAGAVLVGTQNMDEFGYGFVTMNAHYGTTRNPHDPARVAGGAAGGSAVAVATGTVPISLAFDTNGSLRVPAGLTGVIGLKPTYGDLPREGVYPFVESLDVVGVLGRDLDDVSLVRTVLREGAPERSDPPRGEIAFGRLMSWFDDNISEEMRGPLDAFWNRLGRISFELPHSEIARAAASVIIAAEGASLHRPALEADPMQFEPPVRDRMLAGLLLPADDYLAAQRFRSWIQARLRRQFELADVLFTPAAPGFAPTIADPVMTFEGKSIPARSHLGIYTQPISLMGLPALVLPLAGDFTMPLGIQLISAAGNEPLLFRAARQLIDKGLCAVPLPPAGA; this is encoded by the coding sequence ATGGCTGTCGATACAACGCCGCTCACCGCGATCGCCATGGCCGCGAAGGTCCGCTCAGGCCAGGTCACGGCGGTCAGCTTGTGCCAGGCCGCGCTGGACCGCGCCGAGGCGCTTGGGGGCGAGCATAGTGGCTTCACCCGCCTCCTGCGCAGGCGCGCCCTGCCGCGCGCGGCGGCGGTCGACAAGCTGGTGGAGGCCGGACTTGATCCCGGTCCGCTGGCAGGTGTCCCGTTCGGCGTGGCAGACCTGTTCGACGTTGCCGGTGAAATCACCACCGCCGGATCGCGCACGCGCCTCAGCGCATCGTTCGCCAGCCGCGATGCCCGCGCCATCGTGCTGCTCGAAGCGGCGGGCGCGGTGCTGGTTGGCACGCAGAACATGGACGAATTCGGCTACGGCTTCGTCACCATGAATGCCCATTACGGCACCACCCGCAACCCGCACGACCCTGCGCGCGTCGCCGGCGGCGCTGCGGGCGGATCGGCCGTGGCGGTGGCGACGGGCACGGTGCCGATCAGCCTTGCCTTCGACACCAACGGCTCGCTGCGCGTGCCCGCCGGCCTCACCGGCGTGATCGGCCTCAAGCCCACATACGGCGATCTTCCGCGCGAAGGTGTCTATCCCTTCGTGGAAAGCCTCGACGTGGTCGGTGTGCTGGGCCGCGATCTGGACGACGTTTCGCTGGTGCGCACGGTCCTGCGCGAAGGCGCGCCGGAGCGTTCGGATCCTCCGCGCGGCGAGATCGCCTTCGGCCGGTTGATGAGCTGGTTCGACGACAATATCTCCGAAGAAATGCGCGGGCCGCTCGACGCGTTCTGGAACCGCCTTGGGCGCATCAGCTTCGAGCTTCCCCATTCCGAGATCGCCCGCGCCGCCGCCTCGGTCATTATCGCGGCCGAGGGCGCCAGCCTCCACCGCCCTGCGCTGGAAGCGGACCCCATGCAGTTCGAGCCGCCGGTGCGCGACCGTATGCTGGCGGGCCTGCTGCTGCCTGCGGACGATTACCTTGCCGCCCAGCGCTTCCGTAGCTGGATCCAGGCGCGCCTGCGCCGCCAGTTCGAGCTGGCCGACGTCCTCTTCACCCCCGCCGCGCCTGGTTTCGCGCCGACGATCGCCGATCCGGTGATGACGTTCGAGGGCAAGTCGATCCCCGCGCGCAGCCACCTTGGCATCTACACCCAGCCGATCAGCCTGATGGGCCTGCCCGCGCTGGTGCTGCCGCTGGCGGGAGACTTCACGATGCCCCTGGGCATCCAGCTCATCAGCGCCGCAGGGAACGAGCCGCTGCTTTTCCGCGCCGCGCGCCAGTTGATCGACAAGGGCCTCTGCGCGGTTCCGTTGCCGCCCGCGGGGGCTTGA
- a CDS encoding amidohydrolase family protein, whose amino-acid sequence MQADTLITGATVITMDGARRVIRDGAVAFAGDTIVAVGKSADLAAIDAREVIDGRRFVLTPGFINCHVHVTETLIRGFIPEALPFDEELGEWVIPLYKSHDAAEQAVSAKLAIAAMLRSGTTTFLEAGTVIAFDEVMAAIEDTGVRARNGRWTEDRAWAPSADAEALTRDALAALTQDLERYPQDGRRIAAWPNLIGHMTATDALWQGVTALAKRTGTGISAHMSPVAGDSEWYLANTGKRPVEHLADLGVLGPHLNLVHMVHIDAREAELVAASGTHVTHCPGASIRCGYGVGKHGLFPEMARAGVNIALGTDGADNHDMMRVITLMAALFKDARQDRSLFPAHEVLEMATVNGAKVLGMADVIGSIEVGKKADIVAHDTRRPEWQPVNNAVDQLVWSADGRGVHSVWVDGVRVVADFACTTIDEDALYDEGQAMADAVLARSGLPLMSEWPIL is encoded by the coding sequence ATGCAGGCAGACACTCTCATCACCGGCGCGACCGTCATCACGATGGACGGTGCGCGCCGGGTCATCCGTGACGGCGCCGTGGCTTTCGCCGGCGATACCATCGTCGCGGTCGGCAAAAGCGCCGACCTTGCCGCCATCGACGCGCGCGAGGTTATCGACGGGCGGCGCTTCGTGCTTACACCCGGCTTCATCAACTGCCATGTCCACGTCACCGAAACGCTGATCCGGGGCTTCATCCCCGAGGCTTTGCCCTTCGATGAAGAACTGGGCGAGTGGGTGATCCCGCTCTACAAAAGTCATGACGCGGCCGAGCAGGCGGTCAGTGCGAAGCTGGCCATCGCCGCGATGCTGCGTTCGGGCACGACGACGTTCCTCGAAGCCGGCACCGTCATCGCCTTCGACGAAGTCATGGCCGCGATCGAGGACACCGGCGTCCGCGCCCGCAATGGCCGTTGGACCGAGGACCGCGCCTGGGCCCCCTCCGCCGACGCCGAGGCACTGACCCGCGATGCGCTCGCCGCGCTGACGCAGGATCTGGAACGCTACCCGCAGGACGGACGGCGGATCGCCGCCTGGCCCAACCTCATCGGCCACATGACCGCCACCGATGCATTGTGGCAGGGCGTCACCGCGCTGGCCAAACGCACAGGCACCGGCATTTCCGCGCATATGAGCCCGGTGGCGGGAGACAGCGAATGGTATCTCGCCAACACCGGCAAGCGCCCGGTGGAGCATCTGGCGGACCTTGGCGTGCTGGGGCCGCACCTCAACCTCGTCCACATGGTCCATATCGACGCGCGCGAGGCCGAACTGGTTGCGGCAAGCGGCACCCATGTCACTCATTGCCCCGGCGCGTCGATCCGCTGCGGTTACGGCGTGGGCAAGCACGGCCTGTTCCCTGAAATGGCGCGGGCCGGGGTCAATATCGCGCTCGGCACCGACGGGGCCGACAATCATGACATGATGCGCGTCATCACGCTGATGGCGGCGTTGTTCAAGGATGCGCGGCAGGACCGCTCGCTGTTCCCGGCGCATGAAGTGCTGGAAATGGCGACCGTCAACGGCGCGAAGGTGCTGGGCATGGCCGATGTGATCGGCAGCATCGAGGTCGGCAAGAAGGCGGACATCGTCGCCCACGACACCCGCCGCCCGGAATGGCAGCCGGTCAACAATGCCGTGGACCAGCTGGTCTGGTCGGCGGACGGGCGGGGCGTGCATTCGGTCTGGGTCGACGGG